The following coding sequences lie in one Apium graveolens cultivar Ventura chromosome 3, ASM990537v1, whole genome shotgun sequence genomic window:
- the LOC141711426 gene encoding polyadenylate-binding protein 8-like isoform X2, with protein MAQMQVEQPQGPVSGENGAAGGSSQATTALYVTDFDKSVTESQLYDLFSQVGQVVSVKIVKDNANESVGHVYGYVNYRNSEDAARALDVLNFTPVNGKTIRVMYSERDPSCRKNVAANVFIKNLDKSIDGRALQEIFSRFGTIKSCKIETDESGESKGFGFVQFDSEEAAQNAIDRLDGMFMNDKQVYVGRFRSKEERDAALSRSKFNNIYVKNLSAITTEDDLRKIFGEYGRITSLVVMRDVNGKSKCFGFVNFDNADDAAKAVEALNGKMFDDKEWYVGKAQKKSERMIELKSQFEQNKEQMDKSKGLNLYVKNLDDTIDDDKLKDLFSDFGTITSCKVMRDPSGISRGSGFVAFSTPEEAARALAEMNGKMTVSKPLYVAIAEKKEERRARLQAQFSQARPVAVPPSMAPQVPVYPPGAANFGQQIFYGQGPVAINPSQLAPAMRPSVGPIPNLYVPMVPPGQRPGVRRGAGPSQQIQQAGPLLQHQMMPRGRMYRFPPGRNMADVTMSGGGGVLPIPYGMGGMLSRDAAPPQPMPITALASALANAPADQQRTMLGENLYPLVDQLEHDHAAKVTGMLLEMDQTEVLHLLESPDALKAKVAEAMEVLGNVSQVHPADQLANLSLNDNLVS; from the exons ATGGCACAGATGCAGGTTGAGCAACCACAAGGTCCGGTGAGCGGAGAGAACGGTGCGGCTGGTGGATCAAGCCAGGCGACAACGGCTTTGTATGTGACTGATTTCGATAAAAGTGTCACGGAGTCACAGCTGTATGATCTGTTTAGTCAAGTTGGTCAGGTGGTGTCGGTTAAGATTGTTAAGGACAATGCTAACGAATCGGTGGGACATGTATATGGATATGTTAATTACCGCAATTCCGAGGATG CTGCAAGGGCTCTGGATGTTTTGAACTTCACTCCAGTGAATGGCAAAACAATTCGTGTTATGTACTCTGAGCGTGACCCCAGTTGCCGTAAGAATGTTGCTGCAAATGTATTTATCAAG AACTTGGACAAGTCTATCGATGGCAGAGCTTTACAAGAAATATTTTCAAGATTTGGCACCATAAAATCTTGCAAGATAGAGACTGACGAATCTGGCGAGTCTAAAGGCTTTGGTTTTGTTCAGTTCGATAGTGAAGAGGCTGCGCAAAATGCTATAGATAGGTTAGATGGTATGTTTATGAATGACAAGCAAGTGTATGTTGGACGTTTCCGCTCTAAAGAGGAAAGAGATGCTGCTTTGAGTAGGTCAAAATTCAATAATATATATGTGAAAAATCTTTCTGCAATTACAACTGAAGAtgatcttagaaaaatatttgGTGAATATGGTAGAATTACTAGTTTGGTTGTGATGAGGGATGTAAATGGAAAATCCAAATGCTTTGGGTTTGTCAACTTTGATAATGCTGATGATGCTGCAAAGGCTGTTGAGGCCCTAAATGGAAAGATGTTTGATGATAAGGAGTGGTATGTTGGCAAAGCCCAGAAGAAATCTGAGAGAATGATAGAATTAAAAAGTCAGTTTGAGCAAAATAAGGAACAGATGGACAAGTCTAAAGGATTGAATTTGTATGTTAAAAACCTGGATGACACAATTGATGATGATAAACTGAAAGATCTATTCTCTGATTTCGGAACTATCACTTCGTGCAAG GTTATGCGTGATCCTAGCGGAATCAGCCGAGGCTCTGGATTTGTTGCATTTTCGACTCCTGAAGAAGCTGCACGAGCC CTTGCTGAGATGAatggaaaaatgactgtgagcaagCCATTATATGTTGCCATTGCTGAGAAGAAAGAGGAGAGAAGAGCACGGCTGCAG GCCCAGTTCTCTCAAGCGAGGCCAGTTGCAGTGCCACCTTCTATGGCCCCTCAAGTGCCAGTATATCCACCCGGTGCAGCTAACTTTGGACAACAAATCTTTTATGGGCAAGGCCCTGTTGCAATTAATCCTTCTCAG CTTGCTCCAGCAATGAGGCCAAGTGTCGGTCCCATACCAAATCTGTATGTGCCTATGGTCCCACCAGGGCAGAGGCCTGGTGTGAGGCGCGGAGCTGGTCCTTCACAACAGATCCAGCAGGCTGGCCCTTTATTGCAACATCAG ATGATGCCAAGGGGACGCATGTACCGTTTCCCGCCTGGTCGCAACATGGCAGATGTGACCATGTCAGGCGGCGGAGGGGTTCTTCCTATTCCTTATGGTATGGGTGGCATGCTTTCTCGAGATGCTGCTCCTCCACAACCTATGCCAATAACTGCATTAGCTTCTGCACTGGCAAATGCACCAGCTGATCAGCAGAGAACT ATGTTAGGTGAGAATCTTTACCCTCTAGTGGATCAGCTGGAGCACGACCATGCAGCTAAAGTTACAGGCATGCTTCTCGAGATGGACCAAACCGAGGTTTTGCATTTGTTAGAGTCACCGGATGCGCTGAAGGCCAAAGTTGCAGAGGCAATGGAGGTTCTTGGGAATGTTTCACAAGTCCACCCAGCTGATCAGCTAGCAAATCTTTCACTCAATGACAATCTTGTTTCTTAA
- the LOC141711426 gene encoding polyadenylate-binding protein 8-like isoform X1, giving the protein MAQMQVEQPQGPVSGENGAAGGSSQATTALYVTDFDKSVTESQLYDLFSQVGQVVSVKIVKDNANESVGHVYGYVNYRNSEDAARALDVLNFTPVNGKTIRVMYSERDPSCRKNVAANVFIKNLDKSIDGRALQEIFSRFGTIKSCKIETDESGESKGFGFVQFDSEEAAQNAIDRLDGMFMNDKQVYVGRFRSKEERDAALSRSKFNNIYVKNLSAITTEDDLRKIFGEYGRITSLVVMRDVNGKSKCFGFVNFDNADDAAKAVEALNGKMFDDKEWYVGKAQKKSERMIELKSQFEQNKEQMDKSKGLNLYVKNLDDTIDDDKLKDLFSDFGTITSCKVMRDPSGISRGSGFVAFSTPEEAARALAEMNGKMTVSKPLYVAIAEKKEERRARLQAQFSQARPVAVPPSMAPQVPVYPPGAANFGQQIFYGQGPVAINPSQQLAPAMRPSVGPIPNLYVPMVPPGQRPGVRRGAGPSQQIQQAGPLLQHQMMPRGRMYRFPPGRNMADVTMSGGGGVLPIPYGMGGMLSRDAAPPQPMPITALASALANAPADQQRTMLGENLYPLVDQLEHDHAAKVTGMLLEMDQTEVLHLLESPDALKAKVAEAMEVLGNVSQVHPADQLANLSLNDNLVS; this is encoded by the exons ATGGCACAGATGCAGGTTGAGCAACCACAAGGTCCGGTGAGCGGAGAGAACGGTGCGGCTGGTGGATCAAGCCAGGCGACAACGGCTTTGTATGTGACTGATTTCGATAAAAGTGTCACGGAGTCACAGCTGTATGATCTGTTTAGTCAAGTTGGTCAGGTGGTGTCGGTTAAGATTGTTAAGGACAATGCTAACGAATCGGTGGGACATGTATATGGATATGTTAATTACCGCAATTCCGAGGATG CTGCAAGGGCTCTGGATGTTTTGAACTTCACTCCAGTGAATGGCAAAACAATTCGTGTTATGTACTCTGAGCGTGACCCCAGTTGCCGTAAGAATGTTGCTGCAAATGTATTTATCAAG AACTTGGACAAGTCTATCGATGGCAGAGCTTTACAAGAAATATTTTCAAGATTTGGCACCATAAAATCTTGCAAGATAGAGACTGACGAATCTGGCGAGTCTAAAGGCTTTGGTTTTGTTCAGTTCGATAGTGAAGAGGCTGCGCAAAATGCTATAGATAGGTTAGATGGTATGTTTATGAATGACAAGCAAGTGTATGTTGGACGTTTCCGCTCTAAAGAGGAAAGAGATGCTGCTTTGAGTAGGTCAAAATTCAATAATATATATGTGAAAAATCTTTCTGCAATTACAACTGAAGAtgatcttagaaaaatatttgGTGAATATGGTAGAATTACTAGTTTGGTTGTGATGAGGGATGTAAATGGAAAATCCAAATGCTTTGGGTTTGTCAACTTTGATAATGCTGATGATGCTGCAAAGGCTGTTGAGGCCCTAAATGGAAAGATGTTTGATGATAAGGAGTGGTATGTTGGCAAAGCCCAGAAGAAATCTGAGAGAATGATAGAATTAAAAAGTCAGTTTGAGCAAAATAAGGAACAGATGGACAAGTCTAAAGGATTGAATTTGTATGTTAAAAACCTGGATGACACAATTGATGATGATAAACTGAAAGATCTATTCTCTGATTTCGGAACTATCACTTCGTGCAAG GTTATGCGTGATCCTAGCGGAATCAGCCGAGGCTCTGGATTTGTTGCATTTTCGACTCCTGAAGAAGCTGCACGAGCC CTTGCTGAGATGAatggaaaaatgactgtgagcaagCCATTATATGTTGCCATTGCTGAGAAGAAAGAGGAGAGAAGAGCACGGCTGCAG GCCCAGTTCTCTCAAGCGAGGCCAGTTGCAGTGCCACCTTCTATGGCCCCTCAAGTGCCAGTATATCCACCCGGTGCAGCTAACTTTGGACAACAAATCTTTTATGGGCAAGGCCCTGTTGCAATTAATCCTTCTCAG CAGCTTGCTCCAGCAATGAGGCCAAGTGTCGGTCCCATACCAAATCTGTATGTGCCTATGGTCCCACCAGGGCAGAGGCCTGGTGTGAGGCGCGGAGCTGGTCCTTCACAACAGATCCAGCAGGCTGGCCCTTTATTGCAACATCAG ATGATGCCAAGGGGACGCATGTACCGTTTCCCGCCTGGTCGCAACATGGCAGATGTGACCATGTCAGGCGGCGGAGGGGTTCTTCCTATTCCTTATGGTATGGGTGGCATGCTTTCTCGAGATGCTGCTCCTCCACAACCTATGCCAATAACTGCATTAGCTTCTGCACTGGCAAATGCACCAGCTGATCAGCAGAGAACT ATGTTAGGTGAGAATCTTTACCCTCTAGTGGATCAGCTGGAGCACGACCATGCAGCTAAAGTTACAGGCATGCTTCTCGAGATGGACCAAACCGAGGTTTTGCATTTGTTAGAGTCACCGGATGCGCTGAAGGCCAAAGTTGCAGAGGCAATGGAGGTTCTTGGGAATGTTTCACAAGTCCACCCAGCTGATCAGCTAGCAAATCTTTCACTCAATGACAATCTTGTTTCTTAA